The following are encoded together in the Clostridium sp. BJN0013 genome:
- the pyk gene encoding pyruvate kinase — MQKTKMIFTIGPTSDSEEVLSKLIEAGMNVTRHNFSHGDYSSHEKRINTVKRLRKKYDKSIAIMLDTKGPEIRTGNFEGGKVQLKEGDKFTIYCGDNIMGDNTKCSITYDGLSNDLKKGDSILIDDGLVALEVDSIENNKICCIVKNSGIISNHKGVNVPGVSTSLPALTEKDKEDLIFGCKVGVDMIAASFIRKASDILTIRKVLEANGGQDIQIFSKIENQEGVDNIDEIIKFSDGIMVARGDMGVEILIEQVPLIQKTIIQKCNKAGKPVITATQMLDSMIRNPRPTRAEASDIANAIFDGTDAIMLSGETANGKYPVEAAQTMARIARAAEEKIDYDSLLKKRREIHIQNVPNAISLATCSTASELKASAIITATQSGHTARMVSKYRPQCHIIAVTPSDKVARRLALNWGVFPILTKKVDSTDELIEDSVKIALKSGYVKKGDLVIIAAGIPVSYSGTTNMLKVHIVGDILVQGRGAGVRPSYGNAKIVYNPKDAQEIIEDGDILVVKDLDIEYMDVLDRVSGIVAENGGLTSHLAIECLTREIPIICGAGGATEVLKTGTFITMDIIRGIVYNGRANIM; from the coding sequence ATGCAAAAAACTAAAATGATTTTTACAATCGGACCTACCAGTGATTCAGAAGAAGTTTTATCAAAACTTATTGAAGCTGGCATGAATGTAACCAGACATAATTTTTCTCATGGTGACTATTCAAGTCATGAGAAGAGAATAAATACAGTAAAGAGACTTAGAAAAAAATATGATAAATCTATAGCAATTATGTTGGATACCAAAGGACCTGAAATAAGAACGGGAAATTTTGAAGGTGGTAAAGTTCAGTTAAAAGAGGGAGATAAGTTTACTATTTACTGTGGAGATAATATTATGGGGGATAACACTAAATGTTCCATAACTTATGATGGGTTAAGTAATGACTTGAAAAAGGGAGATAGTATATTAATTGATGATGGATTAGTTGCTCTGGAAGTAGATAGTATTGAAAATAACAAAATATGCTGCATAGTTAAAAATAGTGGAATAATCAGTAATCATAAAGGGGTAAATGTACCGGGAGTTTCTACTTCACTGCCAGCATTAACAGAAAAGGATAAAGAGGATTTGATATTTGGATGCAAAGTTGGCGTAGATATGATAGCGGCATCTTTTATAAGAAAAGCTTCTGATATACTTACCATAAGAAAAGTACTAGAGGCAAATGGAGGACAAGACATACAGATATTTTCTAAGATCGAAAATCAGGAAGGTGTTGACAATATAGACGAAATAATAAAATTTTCTGATGGAATAATGGTAGCAAGAGGAGATATGGGAGTGGAAATTCTCATAGAACAGGTACCTTTAATACAAAAAACTATAATACAAAAGTGTAATAAAGCAGGTAAACCTGTTATAACTGCGACTCAGATGCTTGATTCTATGATAAGGAATCCAAGACCTACTAGGGCTGAAGCATCAGATATAGCCAATGCCATATTTGATGGGACAGATGCCATAATGTTAAGCGGTGAAACTGCCAATGGAAAATACCCTGTAGAAGCAGCACAGACTATGGCAAGAATAGCCCGTGCTGCAGAAGAGAAAATTGACTATGATTCCCTATTGAAAAAAAGAAGGGAAATTCATATACAAAATGTACCAAATGCCATAAGCCTTGCTACCTGCAGCACTGCTTCGGAATTGAAAGCTTCTGCCATAATAACTGCCACCCAGAGTGGGCATACAGCCAGAATGGTTTCAAAGTATAGACCACAATGTCATATTATAGCTGTAACTCCAAGTGATAAAGTGGCAAGAAGGCTTGCATTAAATTGGGGAGTATTTCCCATACTTACTAAAAAGGTGGATTCTACGGATGAATTAATAGAAGATTCAGTTAAGATAGCATTAAAAAGTGGCTATGTTAAAAAAGGAGATCTGGTAATTATAGCAGCAGGTATACCTGTTAGTTATTCTGGTACTACTAATATGTTAAAGGTTCATATAGTTGGAGATATATTAGTTCAAGGGAGAGGGGCAGGAGTTAGACCGAGTTATGGAAATGCTAAAATAGTTTATAATCCTAAGGATGCCCAGGAAATAATAGAAGATGGGGATATTTTAGTAGTTAAAGATTTAGATATAGAATATATGGATGTATTAGATAGAGTTTCAGGAATTGTAGCGGAAAATGGAGGATTAACGTCCCATCTTGCTATTGAATGTCTCACAAGAGAAATACCTATTATCTGCGGAGCTGGAGGGGCTACTGAAGTATTAAAGACAGGTACATTTATAACTATGGATATTATCAGAGGAATAGTATATAATGGTAGAGCTAATATAATGTAA